The Enterobacter kobei genome has a segment encoding these proteins:
- the rfaC gene encoding lipopolysaccharide heptosyltransferase RfaC, with translation MRVLIVKTSSMGDVLHTLPALTDAMQAIPGIRFDWVVEEGFAQIPTWHEAVDRVIPVAIRRWRKAWFSTPIKTERTAFREAVQAQRYDAIIDAQGLVKSAALVTRLAHGVKHGMDWHSAREPLASLFYNRRHRIAKQQHAVERTRELFAKSLGYVKPESQGDYAIAQHFLRNTDPCTQPYLVFLHATTRDDKHWPETHWRRLIELMQPTGIHIKLPWGAEHERQRAERLASGFSHVEVLPRLTLAQVAAELAGANAVVSVDTGLSHLTAALDRPNITIFGPTDPGLIGGYGKNQHQMVSPTQHTKDISADAIFSFLQGSHRLSDRDI, from the coding sequence ATGCGGGTATTGATCGTTAAAACCTCCTCTATGGGTGATGTTCTGCATACGCTGCCTGCGCTGACGGACGCGATGCAGGCCATTCCGGGCATCCGTTTTGACTGGGTGGTGGAAGAAGGCTTCGCGCAGATCCCTACCTGGCATGAAGCAGTAGACCGCGTGATCCCGGTGGCCATTCGCCGCTGGCGCAAAGCATGGTTCTCCACACCGATTAAAACCGAGCGCACCGCCTTCCGCGAAGCGGTTCAGGCGCAGCGTTACGACGCGATCATCGACGCGCAGGGGCTGGTGAAAAGCGCCGCGCTGGTGACGCGTCTGGCACACGGCGTAAAGCATGGCATGGACTGGCACTCCGCCCGCGAGCCGCTGGCGAGCCTGTTCTATAACCGTCGCCACCGTATTGCAAAACAACAGCACGCGGTGGAGCGTACCCGTGAACTGTTTGCCAAGAGTCTTGGCTATGTAAAACCGGAATCCCAGGGCGACTACGCCATTGCGCAGCACTTTTTGCGCAATACAGACCCCTGTACTCAGCCTTATCTTGTCTTCCTCCATGCCACAACGCGCGACGATAAACACTGGCCGGAAACGCACTGGCGAAGACTGATTGAACTAATGCAACCTACCGGGATCCATATTAAACTGCCCTGGGGCGCTGAACATGAGCGACAGCGTGCAGAACGTCTGGCCTCCGGTTTTTCGCACGTTGAGGTATTGCCAAGACTCACGCTGGCGCAGGTGGCCGCAGAACTGGCGGGGGCGAATGCCGTCGTTTCCGTGGATACAGGATTAAGCCATTTAACCGCAGCGCTGGATCGCCCGAATATTACGATATTCGGCCCGACCGATCCGGGTCTGATTGGGGGCTACGGTAAAAACCAGCACCAGATGGTCAGCCCAACGCAACACACGAAGGATATTAGCGCAGATGCTATTTTTTCATTTTTACAGGGCAGCCATCGGCTTTCTGACAGGGATATTTAA
- the rfaF gene encoding ADP-heptose--LPS heptosyltransferase RfaF: MRILVIGPSWVGDMMMSQSLYRTLKARYPQAMIDVMAPAWCRPLLSRMPEVNEAIPMPLGHGALEIGERRKLGHSLREKRYDRAYVLPNSFKSALVPFFAGIPHRTGWRGEMRYGLLNDARVLDKEAWPLMVERYVALAYDKGVMRSAKDLPQPLLWPQLQVNDGEKSQTCNAFGLSSERPMIGFCPGAEFGPAKRWPHYHYAELAKQLIDEGYQIVLFGSAKDHEAGNEILATLSTEQQAWCRNLAGETQLEQAVILIAACKAVVTNDSGLMHVAAALDRPLVALYGPSSPDFTPPLSHKARVIRLITGYHKVRKGDAAEGYHQSLIDITPQRVLEELNELLLSEEG, translated from the coding sequence ATGAGAATTCTGGTGATCGGCCCGTCATGGGTGGGCGACATGATGATGTCGCAAAGTCTCTATCGCACGCTCAAGGCGCGCTATCCCCAGGCGATGATCGACGTGATGGCACCCGCGTGGTGCCGTCCGCTGTTATCGCGTATGCCGGAAGTGAACGAGGCGATCCCGATGCCGCTCGGCCACGGTGCGCTGGAAATCGGCGAACGCCGCAAGCTCGGCCATAGCCTGCGCGAGAAGCGCTACGATCGCGCGTATGTCCTGCCGAACTCTTTCAAATCTGCCTTAGTGCCCTTCTTTGCGGGTATTCCGCACCGTACCGGCTGGCGCGGTGAAATGCGCTACGGCCTGCTGAACGACGCGCGGGTGCTGGACAAAGAGGCCTGGCCGCTAATGGTGGAGCGCTACGTGGCTCTGGCCTACGACAAAGGCGTGATGCGCAGTGCGAAAGATCTGCCGCAGCCGCTGCTCTGGCCGCAGCTTCAGGTTAATGACGGCGAGAAATCCCAGACCTGCAACGCGTTTGGTCTTTCGTCTGAACGCCCGATGATTGGCTTCTGCCCTGGTGCGGAGTTCGGTCCGGCAAAACGCTGGCCGCACTATCACTATGCGGAGCTGGCAAAACAGCTGATCGACGAAGGCTATCAGATTGTGCTGTTTGGCTCGGCAAAAGACCACGAAGCAGGCAATGAAATTCTCGCCACGCTCAGCACAGAGCAGCAGGCCTGGTGCCGAAACCTGGCCGGGGAAACGCAGCTCGAACAAGCTGTTATTCTGATCGCCGCCTGTAAAGCCGTGGTGACCAATGATTCCGGCCTGATGCACGTCGCTGCCGCGCTGGACCGCCCGCTGGTCGCGCTGTATGGTCCAAGCAGCCCGGACTTCACGCCGCCGCTGTCGCACAAAGCGCGCGTCATTCGCCTGATTACCGGCTACCACAAGGTGCGCAAAGGCGATGCCGCAGAAGGCTATCACCAGAGCCTGATCGACATCACGCCGCAGCGTGTTCTCGAAGAACTCAACGAACTGCTGTTGAGCGAAGAAGGGTAA
- the rfaD gene encoding ADP-glyceromanno-heptose 6-epimerase — protein sequence MIIVTGGAGFIGSNIVKALNDKGITDILVVDNLKDGTKFVNLVDLNIADYMDKEDFLIQIMAGEEFGEIEAIFHEGACSSTTEWDGKYMMDNNYQYSKEILHYCLEREIPFLYASSAATYGGRTSDFIESREYEQPLNVYGYSKFLFDEYVRQILPEANSQIVGFRYFNVYGPREGHKGSMASVAFHLNTQLNNGESPKLFEGSDGFKRDFVYVGDVAAVNLWFWENGVSGIFNLGTGRAESFQAVADATLAYHKKGSIEYIPFPDKLKGRYQAFTQADLTNLRKAGYDKPFKTVAEGVTEYMAWLNRDA from the coding sequence ATGATCATCGTTACCGGCGGCGCAGGCTTTATCGGCAGCAATATTGTTAAGGCTCTCAATGACAAAGGCATCACCGACATCCTGGTGGTGGACAACCTGAAAGATGGCACCAAGTTCGTTAACCTGGTGGATCTGAACATCGCTGACTACATGGATAAAGAAGACTTCCTTATCCAGATTATGGCAGGTGAAGAGTTTGGCGAGATTGAAGCCATTTTCCACGAAGGTGCGTGCTCATCCACCACCGAGTGGGACGGCAAGTACATGATGGACAACAACTATCAGTACTCCAAAGAGATCCTTCACTACTGCCTGGAGCGTGAAATTCCGTTCCTGTACGCCTCTTCTGCTGCCACCTACGGCGGGCGTACCTCAGACTTCATCGAATCCCGCGAATACGAGCAACCGCTGAACGTCTACGGTTACTCCAAATTCCTGTTCGACGAATACGTGCGTCAGATTCTGCCAGAAGCGAACTCCCAGATTGTCGGCTTCCGTTACTTCAACGTCTACGGGCCGCGCGAAGGGCACAAAGGCAGCATGGCGAGCGTGGCATTCCACCTGAATACCCAGCTGAATAATGGCGAAAGCCCGAAACTGTTCGAAGGCAGCGACGGCTTTAAGCGCGACTTCGTCTACGTGGGCGATGTGGCTGCAGTCAACCTGTGGTTCTGGGAAAACGGTGTGTCCGGCATCTTCAACCTGGGGACTGGCCGCGCGGAATCCTTCCAGGCAGTGGCAGACGCGACGCTGGCGTACCACAAAAAAGGCAGCATTGAGTACATTCCGTTCCCGGATAAGCTGAAAGGCCGCTACCAGGCGTTCACCCAGGCAGACCTGACTAACCTGCGTAAAGCTGGCTACGACAAGCCGTTCAAGACCGTTGCCGAAGGCGTAACGGAATATATGGCCTGGCTGAACCGCGACGCGTAA
- the kbl gene encoding glycine C-acetyltransferase translates to MRGDFYKQLNSDLDTARAEGLFKEERIITSAQQADITVADGSHVINFCANNYLGLANHPELIAAAKNGMDTHGFGMASVRFICGTQDSHKQLEQKLASFLGMEDAILYSSCFDANGGLFETLLGAEDAIISDALNHASIIDGVRLCKAKRFRYANNDMVELEARLKEAREAGARHVLIATDGVFSMDGVIANLKGVCDLADKYDALVMVDDSHAVGFVGENGRGSHEYCDVMGRVDIITGTLGKALGGASGGYTAARKEVVEWLRQRSRPYLFSNSLAPAIVAASIKVLEMVESGAGLRDRLWSNARLFREKMSAAGFTLAGADHAIIPVMLGDAVVAQQFARELQKEGIYVTGFFFPVVPKGQARIRTQMSAAHSPEQIERAVEAFTRIGKQLGVIA, encoded by the coding sequence ATGCGTGGTGATTTTTACAAACAGTTAAACAGCGACCTCGACACCGCACGTGCGGAAGGGTTGTTCAAGGAAGAGCGTATTATCACGTCTGCTCAGCAGGCGGACATCACCGTTGCCGACGGCAGCCATGTGATCAACTTTTGTGCGAACAACTACTTAGGTCTTGCGAATCACCCTGAGCTGATTGCCGCAGCGAAAAACGGCATGGATACTCACGGTTTCGGTATGGCCTCCGTACGCTTTATTTGCGGTACCCAGGATAGCCACAAGCAGCTTGAGCAAAAGCTGGCGAGCTTCCTTGGAATGGAAGACGCGATTCTCTACTCCTCCTGCTTCGACGCCAACGGCGGTCTGTTTGAGACCCTGCTTGGCGCAGAAGATGCGATTATCTCCGACGCCCTGAACCACGCCTCCATCATCGACGGCGTACGCCTGTGTAAAGCGAAGCGTTTCCGCTACGCCAACAACGACATGGTTGAACTGGAAGCGCGCCTGAAAGAGGCCCGTGAAGCGGGTGCTCGCCACGTGCTGATCGCCACCGACGGCGTGTTCTCCATGGACGGTGTGATCGCTAACCTGAAAGGTGTCTGTGACCTGGCGGATAAATACGACGCGCTGGTCATGGTCGATGACTCTCACGCGGTCGGTTTTGTCGGCGAAAATGGCCGCGGTTCCCACGAATACTGTGACGTGATGGGCCGCGTGGATATCATCACCGGTACGTTGGGCAAAGCGCTCGGCGGCGCGTCCGGTGGTTATACCGCTGCGCGTAAAGAGGTGGTTGAATGGCTGCGTCAGCGCTCCCGCCCGTATCTGTTCTCCAACTCCCTGGCGCCGGCCATTGTTGCCGCCTCCATCAAGGTACTGGAGATGGTGGAGTCCGGCGCGGGGCTGCGCGATCGCCTGTGGTCGAACGCCCGTCTGTTCCGTGAAAAAATGAGCGCCGCAGGTTTCACCCTGGCCGGTGCCGATCACGCCATCATCCCGGTGATGCTGGGTGATGCGGTCGTGGCGCAGCAATTTGCTCGTGAACTGCAGAAAGAAGGGATTTATGTCACCGGGTTCTTCTTCCCGGTGGTACCAAAAGGCCAGGCGCGTATCCGCACCCAGATGTCTGCGGCGCATTCGCCTGAACAAATTGAACGTGCGGTGGAAGCCTTTACCCGCATCGGCAAACAGCTGGGCGTAATTGCCTGA
- the tdh gene encoding L-threonine 3-dehydrogenase, which yields MKALSKLKAEEGIWMTDVPEPEVGHNDLLIKIRKTAICGTDVHIYNWDQWSQKTIPVPMVVGHEYVGEVVGIGQEVKGFQIGDRVSGEGHITCGHCRNCRGGRTHLCRNTIGVGVNRPGCFAEYLVIPAFNAFKIPDNISDDLASIFDPFGNAVHTALSFDLVGEDVLVSGAGPIGIMAAAVAKHVGARNVVITDVNEYRLSLARKMGVTRAVDVSKESLTDVMEELGMTEGFDVGLEMSGAPPAFRTMLDTMNHGGRIAMLGIPPSDMSIDWNKVIFKGLFIKGIYGREMFETWYKMAALIQSGLDLSPIITHRFSVDEFQKGFDAMRSGQSGKVILSWDK from the coding sequence ATGAAAGCGTTATCCAAACTGAAAGCGGAAGAAGGGATTTGGATGACCGACGTGCCGGAGCCGGAAGTCGGTCATAACGATCTGCTGATCAAAATTCGTAAAACCGCCATCTGCGGTACTGACGTTCACATCTACAACTGGGATCAGTGGTCACAGAAAACCATTCCGGTCCCGATGGTTGTCGGTCACGAATATGTGGGTGAAGTGGTTGGCATTGGTCAGGAAGTCAAAGGCTTCCAGATTGGCGACCGCGTCTCCGGTGAAGGCCATATCACCTGCGGCCACTGCCGCAACTGCCGCGGCGGGCGTACGCACCTGTGCCGTAATACCATTGGCGTGGGCGTAAACCGCCCGGGCTGCTTCGCGGAATACCTGGTGATCCCGGCGTTTAACGCGTTCAAAATCCCGGACAATATCTCTGACGATCTGGCCTCCATCTTTGACCCGTTCGGTAACGCGGTACACACGGCACTCTCCTTCGACCTGGTGGGTGAGGATGTGCTGGTGTCTGGCGCGGGCCCCATTGGCATTATGGCGGCAGCCGTGGCGAAGCATGTGGGCGCGCGTAACGTGGTGATCACCGACGTGAACGAATACCGTCTGTCGCTGGCGCGTAAAATGGGCGTCACCCGCGCGGTGGATGTTTCCAAAGAGAGTCTGACCGACGTGATGGAAGAGCTGGGCATGACCGAAGGCTTTGACGTAGGTCTGGAGATGTCCGGTGCGCCACCGGCGTTCCGCACCATGCTCGACACCATGAATCACGGTGGCCGTATCGCGATGTTGGGTATTCCGCCGTCAGATATGTCTATCGACTGGAACAAGGTCATCTTCAAGGGGCTGTTCATCAAAGGCATTTATGGCCGTGAAATGTTCGAAACCTGGTACAAGATGGCGGCATTAATTCAGTCAGGTCTGGATCTGTCCCCGATTATTACTCACCGCTTCTCAGTTGATGAGTTCCAGAAAGGCTTTGACGCGATGCGTTCAGGCCAGTCTGGGAAAGTGATCCTGAGCTGGGATAAGTAA
- a CDS encoding glycosyltransferase has protein sequence MPQRHKILLLDTGKEWGGGTNSMLELLKRINREKFDITCCFYSDYSRAEGQTIGQVLNSIGIPLIVIPQHKQPAWAKIAKELGRSLLFFSRSARKAFTRHVDTLWRIRPNVSKIETIFRDGGFDTLYMNNQPGSNEEGYLAGANVHARIIQHCRIEPVLTPPLVKLVNTHATKIIAVSHGVERVLVQHGVRPELCTTVNNAIDIHQPLPDRRAMRNRLNIDDDTFVFGSIGSLIPRKANHHTLEALAQFNQKHPEARWKMVLVGEGAERGALAAQADALGIAEHVIFTGFQNTPFDYLATFDAFILASQSEGLPRVVLEAMLLNIPVIGSKVTGTAELIDHASTGLLFPWSDVSQLAQHLDNIWQDPDLRTRLAAAAHQNVCNVYAIESYVNGVEAVLGAQ, from the coding sequence ATGCCGCAGCGACACAAAATTCTGCTCCTCGATACCGGTAAAGAATGGGGAGGAGGCACCAACAGTATGCTCGAACTTCTGAAGCGCATTAACCGCGAAAAGTTCGATATTACCTGTTGTTTTTACAGTGACTACAGCCGGGCCGAAGGGCAAACCATCGGCCAGGTGCTGAACAGTATTGGCATTCCCTTAATTGTCATCCCTCAACATAAGCAGCCCGCATGGGCGAAGATTGCCAAAGAATTGGGACGTAGCCTGCTGTTTTTCTCCCGCAGCGCCCGGAAGGCATTTACACGTCATGTTGATACGCTCTGGCGTATTCGACCCAACGTTAGCAAAATCGAGACGATTTTCAGGGATGGCGGTTTCGATACACTTTATATGAACAACCAGCCGGGCTCTAACGAAGAGGGTTATCTGGCAGGTGCAAACGTGCATGCGCGGATAATCCAGCACTGTCGAATTGAACCTGTTTTGACCCCGCCGCTGGTGAAGCTGGTGAATACCCATGCCACAAAAATCATCGCCGTCTCACATGGCGTAGAACGCGTGTTAGTTCAGCATGGGGTCCGACCCGAGCTGTGTACGACGGTCAACAATGCCATCGACATCCATCAGCCTTTACCCGACCGACGCGCGATGCGTAATCGCCTGAACATTGATGACGACACGTTCGTGTTCGGCAGCATTGGCTCATTAATCCCTCGCAAAGCAAACCACCACACGCTGGAAGCGCTGGCACAGTTCAACCAGAAACATCCCGAGGCGAGGTGGAAGATGGTGCTGGTCGGTGAGGGGGCTGAACGCGGTGCGTTGGCGGCACAAGCTGATGCGCTGGGTATTGCTGAGCATGTGATTTTCACCGGTTTCCAGAACACGCCTTTTGACTACCTCGCGACCTTTGACGCGTTTATTCTGGCCTCGCAGAGCGAAGGCTTGCCCCGCGTCGTGCTGGAAGCGATGCTGCTGAATATCCCCGTCATTGGCTCCAAGGTGACCGGCACGGCAGAATTGATCGATCATGCATCGACCGGGCTGCTTTTCCCGTGGAGCGATGTGTCGCAACTTGCTCAACACCTGGATAATATCTGGCAGGATCCCGATCTGCGCACCCGGCTCGCCGCCGCTGCGCATCAGAATGTCTGCAACGTGTATGCCATTGAAAGCTATGTTAACGGTGTCGAGGCCGTTCTTGGCGCGCAATAA
- a CDS encoding divergent polysaccharide deacetylase family protein: MLQFRRMVLSVVSALALAAPVYAGKLAIVIDDFGYRPHYENQVLAMPPAISVAVLPNAPHAREMATKAHNSGHQVLIHLPMAPLSKQPLEKDTLRPDMSSDEIERIIRDAYNNVPYAVGLNNHMGSAMTSSLYGMLKVMRALERYNLYFLDSMTIGNSQAMRAAQGTGVKVIKRKVFLDDTQNEADIRAQFNRAVQLARRNGSAIAIGHPHPSTVRVLQQMLPTLPPDITLVRPSDLLNEPQVDTSRPGSAQPPATQPRNPFRGVKNCKLKQPPEPVHATRFFAVISESVSQSTLVQYFQHQWQGWGKKVSVSHSQ; this comes from the coding sequence TTGCTTCAATTTCGTCGAATGGTTCTCTCCGTCGTCAGCGCGCTGGCGCTGGCTGCACCGGTATACGCAGGTAAACTCGCGATTGTGATTGATGACTTCGGTTATCGTCCGCACTATGAAAATCAGGTGCTGGCGATGCCGCCAGCCATCTCTGTCGCCGTCCTTCCGAATGCGCCTCACGCCCGTGAGATGGCGACTAAAGCCCACAACAGCGGACATCAGGTCCTCATCCATCTGCCGATGGCACCGCTCAGTAAACAGCCGCTGGAAAAAGATACGCTTCGTCCGGATATGAGCAGCGATGAGATCGAGCGCATCATCCGTGACGCTTACAACAACGTGCCGTATGCCGTTGGCCTGAACAACCATATGGGTAGCGCGATGACCTCCAGCCTGTACGGCATGCTAAAAGTGATGCGGGCGCTGGAACGCTACAACCTCTACTTCCTCGACAGCATGACCATCGGCAACAGCCAGGCGATGCGTGCCGCTCAGGGAACGGGGGTGAAGGTGATCAAGCGCAAGGTGTTCCTGGATGATACTCAGAACGAGGCCGACATTCGCGCGCAGTTCAATCGCGCCGTGCAGCTCGCCCGACGCAATGGTTCAGCCATTGCCATCGGCCACCCGCATCCTTCTACGGTGCGCGTTTTACAACAGATGTTGCCGACCTTGCCTCCAGATATCACACTGGTACGTCCGAGCGATCTGCTCAATGAGCCGCAGGTCGATACGTCTCGCCCGGGTAGTGCACAACCACCCGCAACGCAGCCGCGTAACCCGTTCCGTGGCGTGAAGAATTGCAAGCTGAAACAACCGCCTGAACCGGTGCATGCAACCCGCTTCTTCGCGGTCATCAGCGAAAGCGTGAGCCAGAGTACGCTGGTGCAATACTTCCAGCACCAGTGGCAGGGATGGGGTAAGAAAGTATCAGTGAGCCATTCTCAGTGA
- the envC gene encoding murein hydrolase activator EnvC, whose protein sequence is MTWVVKPLRLSVRPLLCASALSAGVLLCAASAHADDRDQLKSIQADIAAKERAVRQQQQQRSALLAQLKQQEEAISAAARKLRETQDTLAQLNKQIDEMNASIAKLERQRDAQERNLAAQLDAAFRQGEHTGLQLILSGEESQRGQRLQAYFGYLNQARQETIAQLKQTREEVSTQKAELEEKQSQQQTLLYEQKAQQAKLEQARNERKKTLSGLESSIQQGQSQLSEMRANESKLRNSIARAEAAAKARAEKEAREAQAVRDKQQEASRKGTTYKPSESERSLMSRTGGLGSPRGQAYWPVRGTLLHRYGEQLQGELRWKGIVIGASEGSEVKAIADGRVILADWLQGYGLVVVVEHGKGDMSLYGYNQSALVSVGTQVRAGQPIALVGSSGGQGRPSLYFEIRRQGQAVNPQPWLGR, encoded by the coding sequence ATCACATGGGTCGTGAAGCCGCTTAGGTTATCAGTCAGACCCCTGCTTTGCGCCAGCGCACTCAGCGCTGGCGTATTGCTGTGCGCCGCATCCGCCCACGCGGACGATCGCGACCAGTTGAAATCCATTCAGGCGGATATCGCCGCTAAAGAGCGTGCGGTACGCCAGCAACAACAGCAACGTTCCGCCCTGCTCGCCCAGCTTAAGCAGCAGGAAGAAGCTATTTCGGCCGCAGCCCGTAAGCTCCGTGAAACGCAAGATACCCTCGCTCAGTTGAATAAACAGATCGACGAGATGAACGCGTCGATTGCCAAACTGGAGCGCCAGCGTGATGCACAGGAGCGCAATCTTGCCGCACAGCTTGATGCCGCTTTCCGACAGGGTGAACACACCGGCCTTCAGTTAATCCTCAGCGGTGAAGAGAGCCAGCGCGGTCAGCGTCTGCAGGCCTACTTCGGTTATCTGAACCAGGCGCGTCAGGAGACCATTGCGCAGTTGAAACAGACGCGTGAAGAGGTCTCCACCCAAAAAGCTGAGCTTGAAGAGAAGCAGAGTCAGCAGCAGACGTTGCTCTACGAACAAAAAGCGCAGCAGGCGAAACTTGAGCAGGCCCGTAACGAGCGCAAGAAAACCCTTTCCGGTCTTGAGTCCTCCATTCAGCAAGGTCAGAGCCAGCTGAGTGAAATGCGTGCCAACGAATCAAAACTGCGTAACAGTATCGCCCGTGCCGAAGCCGCGGCGAAAGCGCGTGCCGAAAAAGAGGCCCGCGAGGCACAGGCTGTCCGCGACAAGCAGCAGGAAGCCTCCCGCAAAGGTACCACCTACAAGCCAAGCGAAAGCGAACGTTCCCTGATGTCGCGTACCGGCGGTCTGGGTTCCCCACGCGGTCAGGCCTACTGGCCCGTTCGCGGTACACTTCTGCATCGTTATGGCGAACAGCTGCAGGGTGAGCTACGTTGGAAAGGGATCGTTATCGGTGCGTCTGAAGGTAGTGAAGTGAAAGCCATTGCCGATGGACGAGTGATTCTGGCCGACTGGCTGCAGGGTTACGGTCTTGTGGTAGTGGTTGAGCACGGTAAAGGCGACATGAGTCTTTACGGCTACAATCAGAGCGCACTGGTCAGCGTTGGCACACAGGTGCGCGCAGGCCAACCCATCGCCCTTGTGGGCAGCAGTGGCGGTCAGGGCCGCCCGTCACTCTATTTCGAAATTCGTCGTCAGGGTCAGGCGGTCAATCCACAGCCGTGGTTGGGAAGATAA
- the gpmM gene encoding 2,3-bisphosphoglycerate-independent phosphoglycerate mutase — protein MSVSKKPMVLVILDGYGYREDSQDNAIFSAKTPVMDALWAKRPHTLIDASGLEVGLPDRQMGNSEVGHVNLGAGRIVYQDLTRLDVEIKERTFFANPVLCGAVDKAVAAGKAVHIMGLLSAGGVHSHEDHIMAMVELAAERGAEKIYLHAFLDGRDTPPRSAKGSLQAFEEKFATLGKGRVASIIGRYYAMDRDNRWDRVEQAYDLMTLAKGEFQFPTAVEALEAAYARDENDEFVKATVIRAEGQPDAAMEDGDALIFMNFRADRAREITRAFVNSDFDGFARKKVVNLDFIQLTEYAADIKAPCAYPPASLANTFGEWMAKNDKTQLRISETEKYAHVTFFFNGGVEEPFKGEERILINSPKVATYDLQPEMSSAELTEKLVAAIKSGKYDTIICNYPNGDMVGHTGVMEAAVKAVEALDHCVEQVAKAVESVGGQLLITADHGNAEQMRDPATGQAHTAHTNLPVPLIYVGDKSLKAVEGGKLSDIAPTMLSLMGMPIPEEMTGKPLFIVE, from the coding sequence ATGTCGGTTTCTAAAAAACCTATGGTACTGGTGATTCTGGATGGCTATGGCTACCGTGAAGACAGCCAGGATAACGCTATTTTCAGCGCAAAAACCCCGGTGATGGATGCGCTGTGGGCGAAACGTCCCCATACCCTGATCGACGCATCCGGTCTGGAAGTCGGTCTGCCTGACCGCCAGATGGGCAACTCCGAAGTCGGTCACGTTAACCTGGGCGCGGGCCGTATCGTCTATCAGGACCTGACCCGTCTGGATGTCGAAATCAAAGAACGCACCTTCTTCGCGAACCCGGTTCTTTGCGGCGCGGTAGATAAAGCCGTTGCGGCAGGTAAAGCCGTTCACATCATGGGCTTGCTTTCCGCGGGCGGTGTTCACAGCCACGAAGATCACATCATGGCGATGGTTGAACTGGCCGCCGAGCGCGGTGCAGAAAAAATCTATCTGCACGCCTTCCTGGATGGTCGCGATACGCCACCGCGCAGCGCAAAAGGCTCTCTGCAAGCCTTCGAAGAGAAATTTGCCACACTGGGCAAAGGCCGCGTCGCCTCCATCATTGGTCGTTACTACGCCATGGACCGCGACAACCGCTGGGATCGCGTTGAACAGGCCTATGACCTGATGACCCTGGCAAAAGGTGAGTTCCAGTTCCCGACGGCCGTTGAAGCCCTGGAAGCCGCATACGCACGTGATGAAAACGATGAATTCGTGAAAGCGACCGTGATTCGTGCTGAAGGCCAGCCCGATGCCGCCATGGAAGATGGCGATGCGCTGATCTTCATGAACTTCCGCGCTGACCGCGCGCGTGAAATCACCCGTGCTTTCGTCAACAGCGACTTCGACGGTTTTGCCCGTAAGAAAGTGGTAAACCTCGACTTCATCCAGCTGACCGAATACGCGGCAGACATCAAAGCCCCATGCGCGTATCCACCAGCCTCGCTGGCTAATACCTTCGGCGAGTGGATGGCGAAGAATGACAAAACGCAGCTGCGTATTTCCGAAACCGAAAAATATGCGCACGTGACCTTCTTCTTTAACGGCGGCGTGGAAGAGCCGTTCAAAGGTGAAGAGCGCATTCTGATCAACTCACCGAAAGTCGCGACTTACGATCTGCAGCCAGAGATGAGCTCTGCTGAGCTGACTGAAAAACTGGTCGCGGCCATCAAGAGCGGCAAGTACGACACCATCATCTGTAACTACCCGAATGGCGACATGGTCGGTCATACCGGCGTGATGGAAGCCGCCGTGAAAGCGGTTGAAGCACTGGATCACTGCGTTGAGCAGGTTGCAAAAGCGGTTGAGTCCGTAGGCGGTCAGTTGCTAATCACCGCTGACCACGGTAACGCGGAACAGATGCGCGACCCGGCAACGGGCCAGGCGCATACCGCTCACACCAACCTGCCTGTTCCGCTGATTTATGTCGGTGATAAATCACTGAAAGCAGTGGAAGGCGGCAAGCTTTCTGACATCGCGCCAACCATGTTGTCGCTGATGGGTATGCCGATCCCTGAAGAGATGACTGGTAAGCCGCTGTTCATCGTGGAATAA
- a CDS encoding rhodanese-like domain-containing protein, with protein MQEIMQFVSRHPVLSIAWIGLLAAVLFTTFKSLTSKIKVITRGEATRLINKEDAVVVDLRQRDDFRKGHIAGAINLLPAEIKANNVGELEKHKAQPIIVVDATGMQAQESASALYKAGFENVTVLKEGISGWSGENLPLVRGK; from the coding sequence ATGCAAGAAATTATGCAATTCGTTAGCCGCCATCCGGTTCTGAGCATCGCGTGGATTGGCCTGCTGGCTGCTGTGCTGTTCACCACATTTAAGAGCCTAACGTCTAAGATTAAGGTTATCACCCGTGGTGAAGCGACGCGTCTTATCAACAAAGAAGATGCCGTCGTTGTCGATCTGCGTCAGCGTGACGATTTCCGTAAAGGTCACATTGCAGGCGCAATCAACCTGTTGCCAGCTGAAATCAAAGCGAACAACGTGGGTGAGCTTGAAAAACACAAAGCCCAGCCAATTATCGTTGTTGATGCAACCGGTATGCAGGCGCAAGAATCTGCCAGCGCGCTTTATAAAGCGGGCTTCGAAAATGTAACGGTACTGAAAGAAGGGATCTCCGGCTGGAGCGGGGAAAATCTTCCTTTGGTTCGCGGTAAATAA